In a single window of the Niabella ginsenosidivorans genome:
- a CDS encoding L-threonylcarbamoyladenylate synthase has protein sequence MTDFEQDLKAAVDTIRNGGVILYPTDTVWGLGCDATNAEAVARIYAIKKRDDSKALIVLAATEREVLQYTAAVDLSLFDYLETAERPTTVIYEHGIGFAENLTAADGSIAIRICKDDFCRSLIKRFGKPIVSTSANISGEPTPARFNAITAAIKNQADYIVQYRQDDRTPHQPSSIIRWKDGQVEVIR, from the coding sequence ATGACTGATTTTGAACAGGATCTAAAGGCAGCAGTTGATACAATACGGAACGGAGGCGTGATCCTTTATCCTACAGATACCGTGTGGGGACTGGGATGCGATGCAACCAATGCGGAAGCAGTGGCAAGAATCTATGCTATAAAAAAAAGGGACGACAGCAAGGCGTTGATTGTACTGGCGGCTACGGAACGGGAGGTGCTGCAGTACACGGCGGCTGTAGATCTGAGCCTGTTTGATTACCTGGAAACGGCTGAGCGCCCTACAACGGTGATCTATGAACACGGGATCGGGTTTGCAGAAAACCTGACAGCAGCAGATGGCAGCATTGCGATCCGTATCTGTAAAGATGATTTCTGCCGTTCGCTGATCAAACGTTTTGGGAAGCCCATTGTTTCTACCTCTGCAAATATTTCCGGTGAACCAACCCCTGCCCGCTTTAACGCCATCACGGCTGCCATAAAAAACCAGGCAGATTATATTGTACAATACCGGCAGGATGATCGCACACCTCATCAGCCCTCTTCCATTATCCGCTGGAAAGATGGACAGGTGGAAGTGATCCGGTAG
- a CDS encoding glycosyltransferase family 4 protein: MNIGFDAKRAYHNNTGLGFFSRVLISLLAGHYPENEYYLFNPRPGRSFHPNQENIHEILPAGALHQMLSAVWRSRWVTKDLVQRKIDLYHGLSHEIPVGMPKTGIPSVVTMHDLFPEIYPHQYKPIDTRIYRAKSRYACSHATKIMAISEETKQHIMQIYGIPAEKIAVIYQSCAPAFMIQEPEEQKEVVRRKYHLPDAFFLHVGTIIERKNLLNICKAMQLIRDEIPVPLVVVGNDGGFKEKVQVYLKTMQLEDRVLFLSEQLESAGKKPFVATDELPALYQLATAMIYPSYFEGFGMPIIEAMAGGVPVVTSTTSCLPEIAGGAAWLANPDSPEEMATGLRKIYSDPAFAAGMRTKGMENARRFLPEVYAREVMELYRSIV, translated from the coding sequence ATGAACATCGGGTTTGATGCCAAAAGGGCCTATCATAACAATACAGGACTGGGATTCTTCAGCAGGGTACTGATCAGTCTGTTGGCCGGGCATTATCCTGAAAATGAGTACTACCTGTTCAATCCGAGACCAGGCAGGTCTTTTCATCCCAACCAGGAAAATATCCATGAGATATTACCAGCAGGCGCACTGCATCAAATGCTGAGCGCTGTCTGGAGAAGCCGGTGGGTAACCAAAGACCTGGTACAGCGCAAAATAGACCTGTACCACGGCCTGAGCCATGAAATTCCGGTGGGAATGCCCAAAACAGGCATTCCTTCTGTGGTAACCATGCACGATCTGTTCCCCGAAATTTACCCGCACCAGTACAAGCCGATCGACACAAGGATTTACCGCGCCAAATCGAGATACGCCTGTAGCCATGCTACCAAGATCATGGCTATCAGTGAGGAAACCAAACAGCATATTATGCAGATCTATGGTATCCCTGCTGAAAAAATCGCAGTCATTTATCAAAGCTGCGCCCCGGCATTTATGATACAGGAACCGGAAGAGCAAAAGGAGGTTGTGCGCCGGAAATACCATTTGCCGGATGCCTTTTTTCTGCATGTGGGCACTATCATTGAACGCAAAAACCTGCTGAACATCTGCAAAGCCATGCAGCTGATCAGGGATGAGATCCCTGTTCCGTTGGTTGTAGTAGGCAATGACGGCGGGTTTAAGGAAAAAGTACAGGTCTATTTAAAAACGATGCAACTGGAAGACCGGGTGCTGTTCCTGTCGGAACAACTGGAAAGCGCAGGTAAAAAACCCTTTGTTGCAACGGACGAGCTGCCTGCCTTATACCAGCTGGCAACGGCCATGATCTATCCTTCCTACTTTGAAGGCTTTGGCATGCCCATTATTGAAGCAATGGCCGGAGGCGTGCCCGTGGTTACGTCTACCACCTCCTGCCTGCCGGAAATAGCCGGTGGCGCTGCCTGGCTGGCCAACCCGGACAGTCCGGAAGAAATGGCAACCGGCCTTAGAAAAATTTATTCCGACCCGGCATTTGCAGCCGGAATGCGCACAAAAGGGATGGAAAATGCCCGACGTTTTTTACCGGAAGTATATGCAAGGGAAGTGATGGAGCTGTATCGTTCTATTGTATAA
- a CDS encoding 2,3,4,5-tetrahydropyridine-2,6-dicarboxylate N-succinyltransferase: MEELIKAAWADRELLKTRKYEKAVHDVIAALDKGELRVAQPEGRKWKVNEWVKQAILLYFGIQKMQTWDVPPFEFYDKMLLKKNYRDIGVRAVPHAVARYGAYLAPNVVLMPSYVNIGAYVGEGTMVDTWATVGSCAQIGKNVHLSGGVGVGGVLEPLQASPVIIEDGCFLGSRSIVVEGVIVEKEAVLGANVVLTQSTKIIDVSGSIPIEGKGRVPARSVVIPGSYAKKFPAGEYHVNCALIIGKRKASTDLKTSLNDALRDFKISV; the protein is encoded by the coding sequence ATGGAAGAGTTAATAAAAGCAGCCTGGGCCGACAGGGAATTGCTGAAAACCAGAAAGTATGAAAAAGCGGTGCATGATGTAATTGCCGCTCTGGACAAAGGTGAGTTGCGTGTTGCGCAGCCGGAAGGCAGAAAGTGGAAAGTAAATGAATGGGTGAAGCAGGCCATTCTGTTGTATTTTGGTATACAGAAAATGCAGACCTGGGATGTGCCGCCCTTTGAGTTCTATGATAAAATGCTGCTGAAAAAGAATTACAGGGATATTGGTGTGCGTGCCGTACCGCATGCAGTTGCGCGTTATGGCGCCTACCTGGCTCCCAATGTGGTACTGATGCCCTCTTATGTAAATATCGGGGCGTATGTGGGAGAAGGAACAATGGTAGACACCTGGGCTACTGTGGGCAGCTGCGCACAGATCGGTAAAAATGTGCATCTTAGCGGTGGCGTTGGTGTTGGAGGGGTGCTGGAGCCGTTACAGGCAAGCCCGGTTATTATTGAAGACGGGTGTTTCCTGGGCAGCCGTTCTATAGTGGTAGAAGGCGTGATCGTGGAAAAAGAAGCCGTGCTGGGGGCAAATGTAGTGCTTACACAAAGTACCAAGATCATTGATGTAAGCGGCAGCATTCCCATTGAAGGTAAGGGCAGGGTACCGGCAAGGAGTGTGGTTATTCCCGGATCCTATGCCAAGAAATTTCCCGCTGGTGAATACCATGTAAACTGTGCATTGATCATTGGCAAACGAAAAGCAAGCACGGATCTGAAAACCAGCCTGAACGATGCTTTGCGCGACTTTAAAATAAGCGTATAG
- the rsgA gene encoding ribosome small subunit-dependent GTPase A: MKAVVYKSTGSWYTVKDITGKFHNARIKGVFKIDGITSTNPLAVGDWVNIEQEESGEATAIITEIFPRNNYINRQSPRMKHQQHIIAANLDQSVLIATLKEPRTSQGFIDRFLVVCEMYHVPAVVLFNKTDIYREKEWHRFEALSAMYTSLGYGIYAVSVEKTQGVEALRELLQNKTTLISGHSGVGKSSLINALLPDEAIKTQDVSGWSGKGMHTTTFATMYDLPGSGRIIDTPGIRELAITNLDKEELSHYFPEMRARLEHCRYNNCTHINEPDCAIKAAVANGEIYEERYISYLNIFESIGNKNY, encoded by the coding sequence TTGAAAGCGGTAGTCTATAAATCAACCGGTAGCTGGTACACCGTTAAGGATATAACGGGTAAGTTTCATAATGCCCGTATAAAGGGCGTTTTTAAAATTGATGGTATTACCAGTACCAACCCATTGGCCGTAGGCGATTGGGTAAATATTGAGCAGGAAGAAAGCGGGGAAGCCACCGCTATAATCACAGAAATTTTTCCACGGAATAATTATATTAACCGGCAGTCGCCGCGTATGAAACACCAGCAGCACATTATTGCTGCAAATCTGGATCAGTCTGTGCTGATCGCTACATTAAAAGAGCCACGCACCTCACAAGGCTTTATTGATCGCTTTTTAGTGGTTTGTGAAATGTACCATGTACCGGCTGTGGTGTTGTTTAATAAAACAGATATTTACCGGGAAAAAGAGTGGCACCGTTTTGAAGCACTATCTGCCATGTATACCTCGCTGGGTTATGGCATATATGCGGTAAGCGTAGAAAAGACGCAGGGGGTAGAAGCATTGCGGGAATTATTGCAAAACAAGACCACGCTGATCAGCGGCCATAGCGGGGTAGGAAAATCTTCCTTGATCAATGCCCTGTTACCGGACGAAGCCATTAAAACGCAGGATGTAAGCGGCTGGAGCGGAAAAGGAATGCACACCACCACGTTTGCCACCATGTACGACCTGCCCGGCAGTGGACGAATCATTGATACACCCGGCATCCGCGAACTGGCCATTACCAACCTGGACAAAGAAGAGTTATCCCATTATTTCCCCGAAATGCGTGCACGGTTAGAACATTGCCGTTATAACAACTGCACACATATTAATGAGCCGGATTGTGCCATAAAAGCTGCAGTAGCAAATGGGGAGATCTATGAGGAGCGCTACATCAGCTACCTTAACATTTTTGAAAGCATCGGAAATAAAAATTACTGA
- a CDS encoding ATP-binding protein: protein MLLQSQIAEVIQSQAANFLGKHTGLEREILPQLPVPNRHTLIITGIRRCGKSTLLLQLLKNCFDTAFYLHFEDPRLAGFEKNDFARLESEIKKRKPEVLFFDEIQIMDQWEFFIRHLLDQHYKIVITGSNATLLSRELGTRLTGRHLSVELFPFSYNEFLAFKKLKNTIGSSRQYLLQGGFPEYIKAANGFILNQLLEDILYRDIAVRYGVRDVRSLKQLAVYLISNIGKPVSANNLKSLFAIKATSTILEYFSYLENAYIVQFLPMFSHSVKKQVRNMKKVYTIDPGMFTENSIVFTDENGRSLENAVYLHLRRKYKELYYFTEKGECDFIAMEKGRPKEVIQACYELNADNLERETAGLTTALDFFNIKKGKIVTVNQTDTINNNGKSIEVVSLADFLTDQ from the coding sequence ATGCTTTTACAAAGCCAGATAGCAGAAGTGATCCAATCGCAGGCAGCAAACTTTCTAGGAAAGCATACAGGCCTTGAGCGTGAAATATTACCCCAATTACCGGTACCCAACCGGCATACCTTGATCATTACCGGTATCCGGCGTTGCGGAAAAAGCACTTTGTTGCTGCAATTGTTGAAGAATTGTTTTGATACTGCTTTTTATCTTCATTTTGAAGATCCACGCCTGGCAGGTTTCGAGAAAAATGATTTTGCAAGACTGGAAAGTGAAATAAAAAAACGGAAGCCTGAAGTATTGTTTTTTGATGAGATCCAGATCATGGATCAATGGGAGTTCTTTATAAGACACCTGCTGGATCAGCACTATAAAATAGTGATCACCGGCTCCAATGCTACCTTGCTAAGCCGTGAACTGGGTACCCGGCTCACAGGCCGTCATTTATCTGTAGAACTTTTTCCTTTCTCCTATAATGAATTTTTAGCGTTCAAAAAACTAAAGAATACGATAGGGTCTTCCAGGCAATATCTTTTGCAGGGCGGTTTTCCGGAATATATAAAAGCTGCCAACGGCTTTATCCTGAATCAGCTCCTGGAAGATATTCTATACCGTGATATTGCTGTGAGATATGGAGTAAGGGATGTACGATCTTTGAAACAACTGGCCGTATATCTTATATCCAATATTGGCAAACCCGTGTCTGCCAATAATCTGAAAAGCCTGTTCGCTATAAAGGCAACCAGCACTATTCTTGAATATTTTTCCTACCTGGAAAATGCTTATATAGTGCAATTCCTGCCTATGTTCAGCCATTCCGTTAAAAAACAGGTACGGAATATGAAAAAGGTATATACAATAGACCCGGGAATGTTTACAGAAAACTCCATTGTGTTTACCGATGAGAATGGAAGAAGTCTGGAGAACGCTGTATACCTTCACTTACGTAGAAAATATAAAGAACTTTATTATTTCACTGAAAAAGGTGAGTGTGACTTTATAGCGATGGAGAAGGGTAGACCTAAAGAGGTTATTCAGGCTTGCTATGAATTAAATGCAGATAACCTGGAGCGGGAAACAGCAGGGTTGACAACGGCCCTGGATTTCTTTAATATAAAGAAGGGAAAGATCGTCACTGTTAATCAAACAGACACCATCAATAACAATGGCAAAAGCATAGAAGTAGTGTCTTTAGCCGACTTTTTAACAGATCAGTAA
- a CDS encoding gamma carbonic anhydrase family protein, protein MAVILPVEGKHPQIGNNCFIAPNATIVGDVIAGDDCSFWFNTVVRGDVNSIRIGNKVNVQDGVVIHCTYQKTSTTIGNNVSIGHNAVVHGCTIHDNVLVGMGAIIMDNAVVHNDCIIAAGALVLEGTVCNAGGVYAGRPAQRIKDISADLLNGEINRIANNYVKYASWFHDANEAEQYAEK, encoded by the coding sequence ATGGCAGTAATATTACCGGTAGAAGGGAAACACCCGCAAATAGGCAACAATTGTTTTATAGCGCCCAACGCTACAATAGTTGGAGACGTTATTGCAGGGGATGATTGCAGCTTCTGGTTCAATACCGTGGTGCGCGGAGATGTAAACTCCATAAGAATAGGCAACAAAGTAAATGTGCAGGATGGCGTGGTCATTCATTGTACTTACCAGAAAACCAGCACTACCATCGGGAACAATGTTTCAATAGGGCACAATGCAGTAGTACATGGCTGTACTATCCATGACAATGTGCTGGTGGGTATGGGTGCCATTATTATGGACAACGCTGTAGTTCATAATGATTGTATTATTGCCGCAGGTGCGCTGGTACTGGAAGGAACCGTTTGCAATGCCGGTGGCGTTTATGCCGGCCGGCCGGCACAAAGGATAAAAGATATTTCAGCCGACCTGCTAAATGGAGAAATTAACCGCATTGCCAACAATTACGTAAAATACGCCAGTTGGTTCCATGATGCGAACGAAGCTGAGCAATATGCTGAGAAATAA
- a CDS encoding RapZ C-terminal domain-containing protein → MQDKLDQITDLFIKWSGHAPDTIDILQQAGSERRYFRIWKDGRSTIGTYGANIKENESFFYFSDAFQKKHLPVARILAISDDRAYYLQEDFGTVSLINHLEKDGETDVVYQLYKKSLHELARVQVLGDQGLDYDKCLTNKEFGKQAIMADLLYFKYYFLDALRKPYDKQALIDDFEALSTYLTHTDYKFFMMRDFQSRNIQVMEDDSVHFIDYQGGMKGAPQYDVASLLWQARANLSESWKENLLMDYMDGLEPLLEKPLNRAVFVSQYNGYVLIRLLQVLGAYGFRGLFERKAHFLTSIPLALRNLKSFITRNAMGISVPEFDKVLQLCIDDAIIQQFTPVQATDKTPLVVKVSSFSFKKGLPVTDNENGGGFVFDCRGILNPGRMESMKTKTGRDKEVIQYLEQQTRMPEFLHSVFDVVDITVEDFIKRNFSSLTVSFGCTGGQHRSVYAADALTRHLKNKFRVKVELNHWVQDAREWVNTGQ, encoded by the coding sequence ATGCAGGATAAATTGGACCAAATTACAGACCTATTTATAAAATGGAGCGGCCATGCACCCGACACCATCGATATTTTACAGCAGGCCGGCAGTGAGCGGCGCTATTTCCGTATCTGGAAAGATGGTCGGTCTACCATCGGAACCTATGGCGCCAATATCAAAGAAAATGAGTCTTTCTTTTACTTTTCAGATGCCTTCCAGAAAAAACACCTGCCGGTAGCCAGGATCCTGGCTATTAGTGATGACCGCGCGTATTATTTACAGGAAGACTTTGGCACGGTATCTCTGATCAATCATCTTGAAAAAGACGGGGAAACAGATGTAGTATACCAACTGTATAAAAAGAGCCTGCACGAGCTGGCACGGGTTCAGGTATTAGGTGATCAGGGGCTTGACTATGACAAATGCCTAACCAATAAAGAGTTTGGCAAGCAGGCCATCATGGCTGATCTGCTTTATTTTAAGTATTACTTTTTAGATGCGCTGCGTAAGCCTTATGACAAACAGGCGCTCATTGATGATTTTGAAGCGCTGAGCACCTACCTGACGCATACGGATTATAAGTTCTTTATGATGCGCGATTTTCAGAGCCGCAATATACAGGTAATGGAAGATGACTCTGTTCATTTTATCGATTACCAGGGCGGCATGAAAGGTGCCCCGCAGTATGATGTGGCTTCTTTATTATGGCAGGCAAGGGCCAACCTGTCTGAAAGCTGGAAAGAAAACCTGCTGATGGATTATATGGATGGCCTGGAGCCCTTGCTGGAAAAGCCTTTGAACCGGGCTGTATTTGTAAGCCAGTACAATGGGTATGTACTGATCCGTTTGCTGCAGGTGCTGGGTGCCTATGGCTTCCGTGGGTTGTTTGAGCGAAAGGCTCATTTTTTAACCAGCATCCCCCTGGCATTAAGAAATTTGAAGTCTTTTATTACAAGGAATGCAATGGGTATTTCAGTGCCAGAGTTTGATAAGGTTTTGCAATTATGCATTGATGATGCAATCATACAACAGTTTACACCGGTACAGGCAACGGACAAAACACCGCTGGTAGTAAAGGTTTCCAGCTTCTCATTTAAGAAGGGGTTACCGGTAACAGATAACGAGAATGGCGGCGGGTTCGTGTTTGACTGTCGTGGTATTTTAAACCCGGGACGTATGGAAAGCATGAAAACAAAAACGGGCCGGGATAAAGAAGTGATCCAGTACCTGGAGCAGCAAACCAGAATGCCGGAATTTTTGCATAGTGTTTTTGATGTGGTAGATATAACGGTAGAAGATTTTATAAAGCGGAACTTCAGCAGCCTGACGGTAAGCTTCGGCTGCACGGGCGGTCAGCACCGCAGTGTATATGCCGCAGATGCACTAACCCGGCATTTAAAAAATAAGTTCAGGGTAAAGGTAGAGCTGAACCATTGGGTACAGGACGCGAGAGAGTGGGTAAACACGGGGCAATAG
- a CDS encoding four helix bundle protein translates to MAFKFESLKVWLIAAALSNEIDLLTKEFPVEEKFTLSLQIKRAADSVVLNIAEGSTGQPTPEFKSFLGLALRSAVEVVSALLLAGMRNYITEDVK, encoded by the coding sequence ATGGCATTCAAATTTGAAAGTTTAAAAGTATGGCTGATTGCAGCCGCTTTATCAAATGAAATCGACCTGCTTACAAAAGAGTTTCCGGTTGAGGAAAAATTTACTCTTTCTTTACAAATAAAAAGAGCTGCTGATTCTGTTGTTTTAAATATAGCAGAGGGTTCTACAGGGCAGCCCACACCGGAGTTTAAAAGTTTTTTAGGGCTTGCCTTACGTTCAGCGGTTGAAGTGGTTAGCGCTTTGCTCCTGGCAGGGATGAGAAATTATATAACAGAAGATGTAAAATAG
- a CDS encoding nucleotidyltransferase family protein has protein sequence MDNEQWTMDAPQGMIFCAGLGTRFKPWTDKHPKALAVINGKSLLQRNVEYLQQYGIRHVIVNVHHFADQIIEAIEKNKGWDSEIAISDETDAVLETGGGLLKAKPLFKPGEKFITCNADILTDLDINRLIDFHEANKPLISLAVGERKTSRYLLFDENDTLCGWRNIATGEEKIARRGATLIQRSYDCVVVFEYEVFSHIPFTGKFSLIDLYLHLAKTHIIKGFRHQADRWIDVGRPESVAPAEQLFP, from the coding sequence ATGGACAATGAACAATGGACAATGGATGCTCCCCAGGGCATGATCTTCTGTGCCGGCCTGGGTACCCGCTTTAAACCCTGGACGGATAAGCATCCCAAGGCATTGGCAGTGATCAACGGGAAAAGTTTATTACAGCGGAATGTGGAGTACCTGCAACAATACGGCATCAGGCATGTGATCGTAAATGTGCATCATTTTGCTGACCAGATCATTGAAGCTATTGAAAAAAACAAGGGCTGGGACAGTGAAATTGCGATCAGCGATGAAACCGATGCGGTGCTGGAAACCGGTGGTGGCTTGTTAAAAGCAAAACCTTTATTTAAGCCGGGTGAAAAATTTATTACCTGTAACGCAGATATTCTTACCGACCTGGACATTAACCGGCTGATCGACTTTCATGAGGCCAACAAGCCATTAATTTCCCTGGCGGTAGGTGAGCGTAAAACCTCCCGTTACCTGTTATTTGATGAAAACGACACGCTCTGCGGTTGGAGGAATATTGCCACGGGAGAGGAAAAAATAGCCCGCCGGGGCGCTACGCTCATTCAAAGATCATACGACTGTGTAGTGGTTTTTGAGTATGAGGTGTTCAGCCACATTCCGTTTACCGGCAAATTTTCGCTGATAGACTTATACCTGCACCTGGCCAAAACCCACATCATAAAAGGGTTCCGGCACCAGGCTGACCGTTGGATAGATGTGGGCAGGCCCGAAAGCGTGGCGCCGGCAGAGCAACTGTTTCCATAA
- a CDS encoding M1 family metallopeptidase produces MKKGGLFIVVSIFSVAVFAQSKYSNTEAFAPFFYPSAGNEYRSAAGEPGPKYWQNRADYNITSTLDTTSHTVTAKVEILYTNNSPDNLKFLWLQTDQNIYRKDSRATATTTAAGGRWANSTFTEGDVISSISIEEGGKKYTPQYNTADTRTQVWLNNPLKAGGGKLKLTIEYSFKVPEYGSDRMGRLNTRNGWIYEIAQWFPRMAVYDDVQGWNLLPYLGQGEFYLEYGDINFSVTAPANMIIVGSGELLNPAECFTAEETKRYAAAKNSDQTVMIRSADEIGKSGVSAKKGTTTWRFKIQNARDVAWGASKAFVLDGAKINLPSGKKSLALSAYPVESMGTNGWQRSTEMVKGAIEFYSKKLFEFPYPAATNVAGTVGGMEYPGIVFCSYKSMGADLWGVTDHEFGHTWFPMIVGSNERKYAWMDEGFNTFINDLSTEAFNNGEFKQQSFFGDPTNEQMVRMVFNDKMDIMLTEPDVIQQMSLGVAAYLKPSLMLHALRNAVLGEKRFDAAFREYISRWAFKHPTPWDFFRTMENVGGEDLAWFWRGWVFNDWKIDQAVQGVKYKNSVPANGATITIENLQQMPMPVTVLIKESNGKEQTINLPVEIWQRSAIYSFDVPTTSPISSVTIDPNKKMYDWDRSNNTWTGK; encoded by the coding sequence ATGAAAAAAGGCGGATTATTTATTGTAGTAAGTATTTTTTCTGTGGCTGTTTTTGCCCAGTCGAAGTACAGTAATACAGAAGCGTTTGCACCTTTCTTTTACCCTTCTGCGGGAAATGAATACAGGAGCGCTGCCGGTGAGCCGGGCCCAAAATACTGGCAGAACCGGGCAGATTATAACATTACCAGCACGCTGGATACTACCAGTCATACGGTTACGGCAAAAGTGGAAATTTTATACACCAACAACAGCCCGGATAACCTGAAGTTTTTATGGCTGCAAACAGATCAGAACATTTATCGTAAAGACTCACGCGCCACGGCAACCACAACCGCTGCCGGTGGCCGCTGGGCCAACTCCACCTTTACAGAGGGCGATGTTATTTCCTCAATAAGCATTGAAGAGGGGGGCAAAAAATATACACCACAGTACAATACAGCAGACACACGCACACAGGTATGGTTGAATAACCCGTTAAAAGCAGGAGGTGGAAAGCTAAAGCTGACGATCGAATATTCTTTTAAAGTGCCTGAATACGGGAGCGACCGTATGGGGCGGCTGAATACCCGGAACGGGTGGATCTATGAAATAGCGCAATGGTTTCCGCGCATGGCGGTATATGACGATGTACAGGGCTGGAACCTGCTTCCCTACCTGGGCCAGGGAGAGTTCTACCTGGAATACGGGGATATTAATTTTAGCGTAACAGCCCCAGCAAACATGATCATTGTCGGTTCCGGGGAGTTGCTGAATCCGGCTGAATGCTTTACGGCAGAAGAAACAAAACGTTATGCAGCAGCAAAGAACAGTGATCAAACAGTAATGATCCGCAGCGCGGACGAAATCGGCAAAAGCGGCGTCAGCGCAAAAAAAGGCACTACTACCTGGCGGTTTAAAATACAAAATGCAAGGGATGTGGCCTGGGGCGCTTCAAAAGCTTTTGTGCTGGATGGTGCAAAGATCAATTTGCCCAGCGGTAAAAAATCGCTCGCGCTGAGCGCTTATCCGGTGGAAAGCATGGGAACAAACGGCTGGCAGCGCAGTACGGAAATGGTAAAAGGAGCTATAGAGTTCTACTCAAAAAAACTGTTTGAATTTCCTTACCCGGCAGCTACCAATGTGGCCGGCACTGTAGGCGGAATGGAGTACCCCGGCATTGTTTTTTGCAGCTACAAATCAATGGGAGCAGACCTTTGGGGCGTAACGGATCATGAATTCGGGCATACCTGGTTCCCGATGATCGTTGGCAGCAATGAGCGCAAATATGCATGGATGGACGAAGGTTTTAATACATTTATTAATGATCTTTCTACAGAAGCGTTCAATAACGGGGAGTTTAAACAGCAAAGCTTTTTTGGAGATCCTACCAATGAGCAAATGGTACGCATGGTTTTTAATGATAAAATGGACATTATGCTGACAGAGCCGGATGTGATCCAGCAGATGAGTTTAGGTGTGGCAGCTTACCTGAAGCCCTCACTCATGCTGCACGCCTTAAGAAATGCTGTATTGGGTGAAAAACGCTTTGATGCAGCGTTCCGGGAGTACATCAGTCGCTGGGCCTTTAAGCATCCCACACCCTGGGACTTTTTCCGCACTATGGAAAATGTAGGTGGCGAAGATCTTGCCTGGTTCTGGAGGGGCTGGGTGTTTAACGACTGGAAGATAGACCAGGCCGTGCAGGGAGTAAAGTATAAAAACAGTGTGCCTGCCAATGGCGCTACGATTACTATAGAAAACCTGCAGCAAATGCCTATGCCCGTAACGGTGCTTATAAAGGAAAGCAATGGAAAGGAGCAAACGATAAACCTTCCGGTAGAAATATGGCAGCGCAGCGCTATCTATAGTTTTGATGTGCCCACCACCTCCCCTATCAGTTCGGTAACCATTGACCCCAATAAAAAAATGTACGACTGGGACCGCTCCAATAATACATGGACAGGTAAATAG
- a CDS encoding MBL fold metallo-hydrolase, whose translation MNRRRMLSSMTFAGLAASLPFGKLSAATKKEAAKEEIAGGFKKLQIGDLELYVLTDGFLQDKSTHFAPRADIAALRQLLAEHFRSTEHIDMAMNVPLIKTKDRLILLDTGMGIFADDNTGLLLKSLGAAGFSPDQITDVFISHAHPDHIGGVINEQDQLVFPNAKIFIAKTEHDFWMKATLADFNNSALKKEPEFLNMFIPKVQHLLTTIKPLLNYYDFEKPLYGTFSFQLAPGHTPGLTLTTIQSGNKRLLYVADLVHSDILLFPHPEWGFSGDTDLDLAIASRKKIMEQLAVTKTRALGYHLSWPGVGYTRKDGTAFTWVAEAYSRP comes from the coding sequence ATGAACAGAAGAAGAATGTTAAGCAGCATGACGTTTGCCGGCCTGGCAGCGTCATTGCCTTTTGGAAAATTATCCGCAGCAACAAAAAAAGAAGCGGCAAAAGAGGAAATAGCAGGCGGATTTAAAAAATTACAGATAGGCGACCTGGAGCTCTATGTGTTAACAGACGGATTCCTGCAGGACAAAAGCACCCACTTTGCGCCCCGCGCAGATATTGCCGCTTTAAGGCAGTTACTGGCAGAGCACTTCCGCAGCACAGAGCACATTGATATGGCCATGAATGTGCCCTTAATAAAAACAAAGGACCGGCTCATATTGCTGGACACCGGCATGGGCATCTTTGCTGATGATAATACCGGCCTGTTATTAAAAAGCCTGGGAGCAGCCGGCTTTTCTCCGGACCAGATTACTGATGTGTTTATTTCCCATGCACACCCGGATCATATCGGTGGCGTTATAAATGAGCAGGACCAGCTGGTGTTCCCTAATGCAAAGATCTTTATTGCTAAAACGGAGCATGATTTTTGGATGAAAGCGACATTGGCGGATTTTAACAACAGTGCCTTAAAGAAAGAACCGGAATTTTTAAATATGTTTATTCCGAAGGTACAGCACCTGCTCACTACCATAAAGCCGCTGCTGAATTATTACGATTTTGAAAAGCCGTTGTATGGTACCTTTAGCTTTCAGCTGGCACCGGGGCATACACCCGGGCTCACATTAACCACTATTCAATCGGGTAATAAAAGGCTGCTGTACGTGGCAGACCTGGTACATTCAGATATTTTATTATTCCCGCACCCGGAATGGGGCTTCTCTGGCGATACAGATCTGGACCTGGCTATAGCCTCAAGAAAAAAGATAATGGAGCAACTGGCTGTAACAAAGACCCGCGCACTGGGCTATCATCTTAGCTGGCCGGGTGTTGGCTATACCCGCAAGGATGGAACCGCATTTACCTGGGTGGCAGAAGCCTACAGCAGGCCTTAA